One segment of Allorhodopirellula heiligendammensis DNA contains the following:
- a CDS encoding PVC-type heme-binding CxxCH protein — translation MPRLVGPQGEMRLTELKWKSAVAGFGSVRVNQSAGGTPLRIDGEEVAYGIGTHANSVIAYDLPPGFDRFRARAGLDNGGTDQGNCGDEASVQFLVYTAAPPALPGMAESGSHQPADALAGLEVGLGMTASLFAAEPQLRSPSNIDIDHRGRVWVCEVVNYRSHNGERVEGDRILILEDSDGDGLCDQEKVFYQGNDINSPHGICVLGRHVIVSAGDQVQVFTDTDGDDRPDEKQVLFRGISGTQHDHGIHAFTFGPDGKLYFNFGNEGRQIKDAQGNPIVDQAGNVVENRRQPYQEGMVFRCNLDGSDFETLAWNFRNNWMVTVDSYGNIWQSDNDDDGNRGCRINYVMEFGNYGYKDELTGAGWQSPRTGMSDEIAKRHWHSNDPGVVPNLLNTGAGSPTGITVYEGDLFPMFRGDLIHCDAGPNVCRAYLVASEGAGYTAKIRDILTGTHDKWFRPSDVKVAPDGSLIIADWYDPGVGGHGMGDVDRGRLFRITPRRGSVQYTVPKFDFASAGGSVEALKSPNYATRALAWQSLHAMGPDAAAELEKLAASENPIYRARALWLLGKIEGRGFQTVSEAIADKDQNIRIVGIRLARQLGMQVDRYAAMVEKDPSSAVRRELAIALRDSESPQAATIWATLAMQYDGQDRWYLEALGIGAGNGHADAFFDAWLAAAGDGWNTPAGREIVWRSRAAKAPGLLVKILQDPATPAEQHDHFMRAFDFHEGAAKDAALQALLGL, via the coding sequence ATGCCACGTTTAGTCGGTCCCCAAGGCGAAATGCGACTGACGGAACTGAAGTGGAAATCAGCGGTGGCTGGCTTTGGATCCGTGCGGGTCAATCAAAGTGCTGGGGGCACGCCACTCCGCATCGATGGCGAGGAGGTTGCCTACGGGATTGGCACCCACGCAAATTCGGTCATCGCCTACGACCTTCCTCCCGGCTTCGACCGGTTCCGAGCACGTGCTGGATTGGACAACGGCGGCACCGACCAAGGAAATTGCGGTGACGAAGCAAGTGTGCAATTTCTTGTGTACACCGCCGCACCACCGGCGTTGCCGGGGATGGCGGAGTCCGGATCGCATCAACCCGCCGATGCATTGGCAGGTTTGGAGGTCGGTCTGGGGATGACGGCGAGTTTGTTCGCTGCCGAACCACAGCTCCGCAGTCCTTCCAACATCGACATCGATCATCGCGGCAGGGTCTGGGTCTGCGAAGTTGTGAATTATCGCAGCCACAATGGTGAACGCGTGGAGGGTGATCGCATTTTGATCCTGGAGGATTCCGACGGAGACGGGCTGTGCGACCAGGAAAAAGTTTTCTACCAGGGAAACGATATTAATTCACCGCATGGGATCTGCGTCCTGGGACGCCACGTCATCGTTTCGGCCGGTGATCAGGTGCAGGTCTTTACCGACACCGACGGAGACGATCGGCCGGACGAGAAACAGGTGTTGTTCCGAGGCATTTCCGGCACCCAGCATGATCACGGCATTCATGCGTTCACCTTTGGTCCCGATGGAAAACTGTATTTCAATTTTGGCAATGAGGGGCGTCAGATTAAAGACGCCCAAGGCAATCCGATTGTCGATCAGGCCGGCAATGTCGTTGAAAACCGGCGCCAACCTTACCAAGAGGGCATGGTGTTTCGCTGCAATCTCGATGGTAGCGATTTCGAAACGCTAGCATGGAATTTTCGTAATAATTGGATGGTCACGGTCGACTCGTACGGAAATATTTGGCAATCAGACAACGATGACGACGGGAATCGCGGGTGTCGAATTAACTACGTGATGGAGTTCGGCAACTACGGTTACAAGGACGAACTGACCGGTGCGGGCTGGCAATCGCCCCGGACGGGCATGAGTGACGAAATCGCCAAGCGGCATTGGCACAGTAACGATCCCGGGGTTGTGCCCAACCTGCTGAACACGGGGGCGGGATCGCCTACGGGGATCACAGTTTACGAAGGAGATCTGTTCCCGATGTTTCGTGGCGACCTGATCCACTGCGACGCGGGTCCGAACGTTTGTCGGGCCTACCTGGTGGCGAGTGAGGGGGCGGGCTACACCGCCAAGATACGTGATATCCTGACAGGCACTCACGACAAGTGGTTCCGTCCCTCCGACGTGAAGGTGGCACCGGATGGTTCGCTTATCATTGCGGATTGGTATGACCCCGGTGTGGGCGGCCATGGCATGGGTGACGTCGATCGCGGGCGATTGTTTCGGATCACCCCGCGCCGCGGTAGTGTGCAATACACTGTCCCAAAATTTGACTTTGCATCTGCCGGTGGATCCGTCGAGGCGCTCAAGAGCCCCAATTATGCTACACGTGCTCTGGCGTGGCAGTCATTGCATGCAATGGGGCCTGACGCTGCAGCGGAATTGGAGAAACTCGCTGCTTCTGAGAACCCCATCTATCGCGCTCGCGCCTTGTGGTTGCTCGGGAAGATCGAGGGCCGCGGCTTCCAGACGGTGAGCGAGGCGATCGCGGATAAGGATCAGAACATTCGCATCGTCGGAATTCGCTTGGCACGCCAGTTGGGCATGCAGGTTGACAGGTACGCTGCGATGGTCGAGAAGGATCCATCTTCTGCGGTGCGGCGTGAGCTCGCGATTGCGTTGCGGGATAGCGAATCCCCGCAAGCGGCGACGATATGGGCGACGTTGGCTATGCAGTACGACGGTCAGGACCGCTGGTATCTCGAGGCCCTTGGTATCGGCGCTGGCAATGGGCACGCCGATGCATTTTTTGACGCCTGGCTAGCTGCCGCTGGAGACGGCTGGAATACGCCCGCTGGACGTGAGATTGTGTGGCGCAGTCGCGCTGCAAAGGCCCCCGGCTTGCTCGTCAAAATCCTGCAGGACCCCGCGACCCCTGCGGAACAACACGATCACTTCATGCGAGCGTTTGATTTCCATGAGGGAGCTGCCAAAGATGCTGCCCTCCAAGCTCTGTTGGGGCTATGA
- a CDS encoding DUF1553 domain-containing protein gives MSTSQHCIPQPLLLAAILLSALGLGSSKRLTAGEGVESKIDFRQQIQPVLATHCYACHGPDESTREADLRLDDESSAKDYAIVAGDASNSELVSRIFTEDANLIMPPPEARHPLSNDDKQLLKRWIEEGATWQKHWAFEPIASTESSESSPATIDRYIAQQFDRHGLSPSPLADKATLLRRVHLDLVGIPPTPQQLATFVHDSRPDAFEHVVDELLASPHYGEQMAVEWLDVARYADTNGYQNDFVRNMWPWRDWVIQAFNQNLPYDEFIVFQVAGDMLPDPTDEQLIASGFNRNNPSVTEGGTIDEEWRIENCIDRVETTSAAFLGLTMGCARCHDHKYDPVSQQEFYQFFAFFNNVDEQGVYNEKRGNAGPQLHVPTTDETARLLEIAAQIADLRQRLDSQSNDVNRASTVMERWRELLSARDSTTLPQPVYVSNGFEGSELPEGDSPAGPSYEFPGRNNAASTHPTPSFTFERDSPFSWSAWVQGDARGAIFGHMDESDGFRGVDGLILADGRLKVHLIHHWSDNAIAVISKRPFQAGQWTSVSVTYDGGSQASGVRVYFNGEPVELEMNADSLTQSVATEVPFKLGQRSHSEFLTGALADFRLYDRALSQQDINALLHHAVISHYGQLATTGNEAAAMQVCNQYLHGITDDGTTAKLAELQTQHERLSANTQTTMIMRERAGPYRETFLLQRGQYDQPDTSVALMPSIPAALPQLRADQHRNRLGLAKWMIDSRNPLVARVVVNRAWLKFFGRGLVETVGNFGLQGTPPSHPQLLDWLADDFRTHNWDLKRLHKMIVMTATYQRASDLTEESLARDPANQYFARGPRYRMSAEQIRDASLNAAGLLVERVGGPSVFPYQPAGLWEELAGGANNGPYVPSQGDDLYRRSLYTYRKRTVAHPTLATFDAPTWEICQLQRPRTNTPLQSLALLNDVTYVEAARKLAERMLIEPTQSSGTETSLRDSIRHGFLVVTLRQPSASELDVLWQGYQVYSHYYAEHVDDANELLTTGQSRVDPSLPPDRMAAMTSVAAILLNLDEAVTKE, from the coding sequence ATGAGTACATCGCAGCATTGCATCCCACAACCACTTTTGCTTGCGGCGATACTACTCTCCGCGTTGGGACTGGGCTCATCGAAGCGGCTCACGGCAGGTGAAGGGGTGGAGTCGAAGATTGATTTCCGCCAGCAGATCCAGCCTGTCTTGGCAACGCATTGCTACGCCTGTCACGGCCCCGACGAGAGCACTCGCGAGGCCGATCTGCGCCTCGATGACGAGTCATCAGCTAAGGACTATGCAATCGTGGCTGGCGATGCCAGCAATAGCGAATTGGTTTCTCGGATTTTCACCGAAGATGCCAATCTGATTATGCCGCCTCCCGAGGCCCGTCATCCTCTGTCCAATGATGACAAACAGTTGCTCAAACGTTGGATCGAGGAAGGTGCCACATGGCAAAAACACTGGGCGTTCGAGCCCATCGCGTCCACCGAGAGTTCCGAGTCGTCGCCAGCAACGATCGATCGATATATCGCACAGCAGTTTGACCGCCACGGTCTATCACCCTCGCCTCTTGCTGACAAAGCCACGTTGCTACGTCGCGTGCATCTCGATCTCGTCGGCATTCCACCAACTCCGCAACAACTAGCAACGTTCGTCCACGATTCTCGCCCAGACGCGTTTGAGCATGTCGTCGACGAGCTACTGGCCTCACCTCACTATGGCGAACAGATGGCCGTCGAGTGGCTCGATGTAGCAAGGTATGCGGACACCAACGGATATCAAAACGATTTCGTGCGCAACATGTGGCCCTGGCGTGACTGGGTGATCCAGGCTTTCAATCAGAATCTGCCTTACGATGAGTTCATTGTCTTCCAAGTCGCGGGCGATATGTTGCCCGATCCGACTGATGAGCAATTGATCGCGAGCGGATTCAATCGAAACAACCCGTCGGTTACCGAAGGCGGCACGATCGATGAAGAATGGCGAATCGAAAACTGCATTGATCGCGTGGAAACAACCTCGGCAGCATTTTTGGGTCTGACGATGGGTTGCGCCCGCTGTCATGACCACAAATACGACCCGGTGTCGCAACAGGAATTTTATCAGTTTTTTGCGTTCTTCAATAACGTCGATGAACAGGGCGTTTACAACGAAAAACGCGGCAACGCGGGACCTCAACTGCATGTGCCCACAACGGACGAGACCGCTCGGTTGTTAGAAATTGCAGCCCAGATCGCCGACTTACGGCAGCGACTCGATTCCCAATCGAACGATGTCAACCGCGCAAGCACCGTCATGGAGCGATGGCGAGAGTTGCTATCAGCGCGTGATTCGACCACGCTCCCTCAGCCCGTCTACGTATCGAACGGGTTTGAAGGTAGCGAACTGCCCGAGGGCGACTCACCCGCCGGGCCGAGTTATGAATTCCCTGGACGAAACAACGCGGCGAGCACCCACCCAACACCGTCGTTCACGTTCGAGCGAGACTCACCGTTCTCATGGTCGGCATGGGTTCAAGGAGATGCCCGCGGCGCCATTTTCGGACACATGGACGAGAGCGATGGATTCCGAGGCGTCGACGGACTGATCCTAGCAGATGGTCGACTGAAAGTTCATTTGATTCATCATTGGTCGGACAACGCGATCGCGGTGATCTCCAAACGTCCATTTCAGGCTGGTCAATGGACCTCAGTGAGTGTGACCTACGATGGTGGGAGCCAAGCCAGTGGCGTGCGAGTTTATTTCAATGGCGAGCCAGTCGAACTTGAAATGAATGCAGATTCATTGACGCAGTCTGTGGCGACCGAAGTCCCGTTTAAACTGGGACAACGCTCGCACTCGGAGTTTCTCACAGGCGCGCTGGCGGATTTTCGGTTGTACGACCGCGCATTGTCCCAACAGGATATCAACGCTCTGCTTCATCACGCCGTCATCTCCCACTACGGTCAGCTCGCCACCACCGGCAACGAGGCTGCTGCGATGCAGGTTTGCAACCAGTATCTGCATGGCATCACCGACGATGGGACGACAGCCAAGCTGGCCGAACTGCAGACGCAGCACGAACGACTGTCGGCAAATACGCAGACAACGATGATCATGCGGGAGCGCGCGGGGCCCTACCGCGAAACGTTTCTGCTGCAACGTGGACAATACGACCAACCTGACACGAGCGTCGCGCTCATGCCGTCCATCCCCGCGGCACTTCCCCAGCTCCGTGCCGATCAACACCGCAATCGGTTGGGTTTGGCGAAGTGGATGATTGACTCCCGTAACCCACTCGTTGCACGAGTCGTCGTGAATCGTGCGTGGTTAAAATTCTTCGGGCGGGGTTTAGTCGAGACTGTCGGCAATTTTGGTTTGCAGGGCACACCCCCGTCGCACCCCCAATTGCTCGACTGGCTTGCCGACGATTTCCGAACTCACAACTGGGATCTGAAACGACTGCATAAAATGATTGTCATGACCGCGACCTATCAGCGTGCCTCTGATCTGACGGAGGAGTCGCTCGCTCGCGATCCCGCCAACCAATATTTCGCTCGCGGACCGAGATACCGGATGTCCGCAGAACAGATTCGTGATGCTTCTTTGAACGCCGCAGGGTTACTGGTCGAGCGGGTCGGGGGGCCATCGGTGTTTCCTTACCAGCCCGCAGGTTTGTGGGAGGAATTAGCCGGTGGCGCGAACAACGGTCCCTACGTGCCATCGCAAGGTGACGATCTGTATCGCCGCAGTTTGTATACGTATCGAAAACGGACCGTTGCTCATCCGACTTTGGCTACGTTTGATGCACCGACCTGGGAAATCTGCCAACTCCAGCGTCCCCGCACCAACACACCGCTGCAATCGTTGGCCTTACTCAATGACGTGACCTATGTGGAAGCAGCACGCAAATTGGCCGAACGGATGCTGATCGAGCCTACCCAATCTTCAGGAACCGAAACCTCACTTCGCGACTCAATTCGCCACGGCTTTTTGGTCGTGACTCTGCGCCAACCCAGCGCGAGCGAGCTGGATGTCTTGTGGCAGGGTTATCAGGTCTACAGCCATTACTATGCTGAGCATGTTGATGACGCCAACGAATTATTGACAACTGGTCAGTCGCGGGTAGATCCGTCATTGCCGCCGGACCGAATGGCGGCCATGACGTCGGTGGCAGCGATCCTATTGAACTTAGACGAAGCCGTCACGAAGGAATGA
- a CDS encoding ThuA domain-containing protein, which yields MRFFRVFYLLLLLPASLATVGSANAADANVDSADASKKIVFLAGRPSHGYGAHEHYAGCRLLAEALQEAEPNYEITVLKDGWPKDGEASLKDADCIVVYCDGGERHLLNAHVEECDRLMKDGIGLVCIHYGVETPKGKTGDAFVDWIGGYFETDWSVNPHWEAKFESFPEHPVSRGVKPFEINDEWYFHMRFRDNMEGVTPILSAHPPEATMRRPDGPHSGNPAVRKAVADGEIQHMAWAAERDGGGRGFGFTGGHFHWNWADENFRKVMLNAIVWTAHGEVPEGGVSTPDPTEAELEANQDEPKPQKKK from the coding sequence ATGCGATTTTTCCGTGTTTTCTACTTGCTACTCTTGCTCCCAGCTAGCCTTGCGACGGTTGGCTCGGCAAACGCTGCGGACGCCAATGTTGACAGTGCCGACGCGTCCAAAAAGATCGTGTTCCTCGCTGGACGCCCGTCACACGGTTACGGCGCTCATGAACACTATGCGGGCTGCCGACTGCTCGCCGAAGCCCTGCAGGAGGCAGAGCCCAACTACGAAATAACCGTGCTGAAGGATGGATGGCCGAAGGATGGAGAGGCATCGCTGAAGGATGCCGACTGCATCGTCGTCTACTGCGACGGTGGCGAGCGTCACCTGCTCAACGCACATGTTGAGGAATGTGACCGTCTGATGAAAGACGGGATCGGACTGGTTTGTATTCACTATGGCGTCGAGACCCCAAAAGGAAAAACCGGCGATGCCTTTGTCGATTGGATTGGCGGTTATTTCGAAACCGATTGGTCCGTTAATCCTCATTGGGAAGCTAAGTTTGAGAGTTTCCCTGAACATCCGGTTAGCCGTGGTGTGAAACCGTTCGAGATCAATGACGAGTGGTACTTTCACATGCGGTTTCGAGACAACATGGAAGGGGTTACTCCCATTTTGTCCGCTCACCCACCGGAAGCCACAATGCGGCGACCTGACGGCCCTCACAGCGGAAATCCAGCCGTTCGTAAGGCGGTTGCTGATGGCGAGATCCAGCATATGGCATGGGCCGCAGAGCGTGATGGCGGAGGGCGTGGATTCGGGTTCACCGGCGGTCACTTCCATTGGAATTGGGCCGACGAGAACTTTCGCAAAGTCATGCTCAATGCAATCGTGTGGACCGCTCACGGTGAAGTTCCCGAAGGTGGTGTGAGCACACCGGATCCCACCGAGGCGGAACTTGAAGCCAATCAAGACGAGCCCAAGCCGCAAAAAAAAAAGTAG
- a CDS encoding DUF1571 domain-containing protein, which translates to MKSSIFASNQGPSRLSAWRVFAVPIGLSLIFAAQPLRGSDDEASLNEATGNMPSSADTTDLGRDDARTRLNAEAIDEAAAMPVDHIGPGKQPPDSLQPLIEFARKAKIRFENEIDAYTCLLVKRETLEDGLEPAQYILVKIRERRAEGDRLLQPQSLYAKFLKPHDVAGREVLYVENQRDGDLLVRRGGTRLPNLTLELNPEGRLAKSKSNYSILQTGIRPMLEQILDRMESQIDPANIKIRYFADAKVDGRPCQHIEVRQIEHTPDAMFQVAKVYIDNELELPVYFSSYAWSDTPDGEPILQEQYAITKIDLKAKLTDLDFDRTNPAYQFRPEDEDQHTGEDGELPTADVDN; encoded by the coding sequence ATGAAATCTTCTATTTTTGCGAGCAACCAAGGCCCGAGCAGATTGTCAGCTTGGCGTGTCTTCGCCGTCCCGATCGGACTCTCGTTGATTTTCGCGGCGCAACCCCTACGAGGCTCAGACGACGAAGCGAGCCTAAATGAGGCAACGGGAAACATGCCATCATCTGCCGACACAACCGATCTGGGTCGTGACGATGCGAGGACGCGTCTCAACGCTGAGGCAATCGATGAGGCGGCAGCGATGCCAGTCGATCATATTGGCCCGGGCAAGCAACCACCAGATTCACTGCAGCCACTGATTGAGTTTGCACGGAAGGCCAAAATCCGATTCGAGAATGAAATTGATGCGTACACCTGCCTGCTGGTCAAACGAGAAACGCTTGAGGATGGCCTCGAGCCCGCACAGTACATCCTGGTGAAAATCCGGGAGCGGCGTGCTGAGGGTGACCGCCTGCTCCAGCCCCAAAGTCTGTATGCGAAGTTTTTAAAACCGCACGACGTAGCCGGCCGCGAAGTCCTCTACGTAGAGAACCAACGAGATGGTGACCTCTTGGTGCGCCGCGGTGGTACTCGATTGCCCAATCTGACGCTGGAGCTCAACCCTGAGGGACGATTAGCTAAGAGCAAAAGCAACTATTCAATTCTGCAAACTGGAATCCGCCCCATGCTCGAGCAAATTCTCGATCGCATGGAGTCGCAAATCGATCCAGCCAATATCAAGATCCGATATTTCGCAGATGCCAAGGTCGATGGACGGCCCTGTCAACACATCGAAGTCAGACAAATCGAACACACCCCAGACGCGATGTTTCAGGTCGCGAAAGTGTACATCGACAATGAACTCGAACTGCCAGTGTACTTCTCCTCCTATGCGTGGTCGGACACGCCTGACGGCGAGCCCATTTTACAAGAACAGTACGCCATCACCAAGATTGACCTGAAAGCCAAATTGACCGACCTGGACTTTGATCGGACGAACCCGGCGTACCAATTCCGCCCTGAGGACGAGGACCAGCACACCGGCGAAGATGGCGAATTACCCACCGCCGACGTGGACAACTGA
- a CDS encoding carbon starvation CstA family protein: MSTLFVAAASMIGFLIAYHTYGRYLARRLFDLRDDEAMPSVTQRDDVDFVPTDRSVVFGHHFTSIAGTGPIVGPALAVFWGWLPALLWVVFGSILVGGVHDLAALVISIRNRGESIGQAAGHLISRRAKFLFLIILMMALSIVLAVFGLVIANIFKLYPESVLSVWTAMPVAVLIGWRVIRRGGNLILPCLAGLVVLYLTVYLGAYHLPIDLANVLPADSFYVTPVVVWTALLLGYAFVASVLPVWLLLQPRDFINSLQLLVALVLLVVGLAVASWVGQADLIRSAPAIASNIPSDAPPMLPFLFITIACGACSGFHCLVSSGTTSKQLQCASDAQLIGYGSMLGEGMLAVLVILACCAGVGMGRLERSSVDGQTVVSRVEPDLATESTALAGEEGSAAWRSYYQTGRTAPDLASQPGAAGDATQADTGGWRKQGLAKNLAAFIDGSANFLSSIGVPLKMGVAIMSVMVACFAATTLDTATRLQRYVISELSESVGFAPGTNKYVATAIGVGVAMLIAIFAGDAPGTGGLILWPLFGATNQLLAGLALMVAVFYLARRNRSVALVAIPMFAMLLMPAWAMTFDLIENWWPARDWVLVVFGLVILSLQIWMIFEGVLLWRRGTGFSNLPDEHAR, translated from the coding sequence ATGAGCACTCTTTTCGTTGCCGCCGCATCCATGATCGGCTTTCTGATCGCCTATCACACCTATGGCAGATACTTAGCGAGACGGTTGTTCGACCTACGTGACGATGAGGCCATGCCGAGCGTGACACAGCGTGACGACGTTGATTTCGTACCGACCGATCGGAGCGTCGTGTTTGGGCATCACTTTACGAGTATCGCGGGTACGGGACCGATTGTCGGCCCGGCTCTCGCCGTTTTCTGGGGTTGGTTGCCAGCACTATTATGGGTGGTGTTTGGATCGATTTTGGTCGGGGGCGTGCACGATCTTGCCGCCCTCGTGATCTCGATTCGCAATCGCGGCGAGTCGATCGGGCAAGCAGCCGGCCATCTGATTTCCCGGCGTGCCAAGTTCCTATTTCTCATCATTTTGATGATGGCCCTGTCCATCGTTTTGGCAGTGTTTGGACTGGTGATTGCTAATATCTTCAAACTCTATCCGGAATCGGTGCTCAGTGTCTGGACCGCGATGCCGGTCGCGGTGTTGATTGGATGGCGGGTGATTCGCCGGGGCGGAAACTTGATTCTGCCATGTCTGGCAGGGTTAGTCGTGCTGTACCTGACGGTCTATCTCGGTGCGTATCACCTGCCGATTGATCTCGCCAATGTCCTGCCTGCCGATAGTTTCTATGTTACGCCCGTCGTGGTATGGACGGCGTTGCTGCTGGGCTACGCGTTTGTTGCTTCGGTGTTGCCGGTCTGGCTGCTACTACAACCGCGTGATTTTATCAATTCACTCCAGTTGCTTGTCGCGCTGGTATTGTTGGTGGTTGGTTTGGCGGTGGCGTCGTGGGTGGGGCAAGCCGACTTGATTCGGTCGGCACCAGCGATCGCGTCCAATATCCCAAGTGATGCACCGCCGATGCTCCCGTTTCTGTTCATCACGATTGCTTGCGGAGCCTGCAGTGGCTTTCACTGTTTGGTCAGCAGCGGAACGACCAGCAAGCAGTTGCAGTGCGCATCGGATGCACAATTGATCGGCTATGGATCGATGCTCGGCGAAGGGATGTTGGCCGTGCTCGTGATTCTGGCTTGCTGCGCGGGTGTGGGAATGGGCCGTCTGGAGCGATCGTCGGTTGATGGTCAAACTGTGGTCAGCCGAGTCGAGCCGGACTTAGCCACAGAATCCACCGCCCTGGCGGGAGAAGAGGGGTCGGCGGCGTGGCGATCTTACTACCAAACTGGCCGGACTGCCCCCGATCTGGCGTCCCAACCGGGAGCGGCTGGTGACGCCACGCAGGCCGATACAGGCGGTTGGAGAAAGCAGGGATTGGCAAAAAACCTGGCAGCCTTCATTGATGGGAGTGCCAATTTTTTGTCATCGATAGGGGTTCCGCTGAAGATGGGTGTGGCGATCATGTCGGTCATGGTGGCCTGCTTCGCCGCCACGACGCTCGATACCGCGACCCGCCTGCAACGCTACGTGATCAGCGAGCTATCGGAGTCCGTTGGTTTCGCACCGGGGACGAACAAATATGTGGCAACCGCGATCGGCGTTGGGGTTGCCATGCTGATCGCCATTTTTGCTGGCGACGCACCGGGGACGGGCGGATTGATCTTGTGGCCGCTCTTTGGCGCCACCAATCAATTGTTGGCGGGATTGGCGTTGATGGTAGCTGTATTTTACTTGGCACGCCGCAATCGCAGCGTGGCACTGGTGGCTATACCGATGTTCGCGATGTTGCTGATGCCTGCGTGGGCGATGACCTTCGACCTAATCGAAAACTGGTGGCCAGCGCGTGACTGGGTCTTGGTCGTGTTCGGATTGGTGATCCTGAGCTTGCAGATTTGGATGATTTTCGAGGGCGTGCTGCTGTGGCGCCGAGGCACAGGCTTTTCCAATCTCCCCGATGAGCACGCCAGATAG
- a CDS encoding alkaline phosphatase D family protein codes for MKRRLFLGAVGAVLTPLQRIFATTVEPQFKVTLPEAHKGTLEIDTRLLDSYGGPAANLRRFYLDVRQIFANNEQANFTDPKIVAAAQRNGVLLMGGPLLGDLRDDGVTIWMRPATESEMSITVAGKSFPIKPRRPGETVRIRVDQLQPNTPYHYAVESEGRTIASGRFVTAPATNDSGSFRLAFGSCCHKIGVHNPNLFRAIVNRQPHAMLLLGDIAVDDRNNQVAMHRADYQLRDVSKPWNDLVSHVPVYTAWDDHDYFDNDLSGIPRKFSSQDRDNVREVWRENWNNPAADANREGIYFSTQIGPVEVIMLDTRSCRDRQQRGQHGSYLGQQQMDWLKQTLKNSTAKFKVISSGTMWSDYVSNGKDSWGTWDTAAREEIFSLIEEESIGGVLLVSGDRHGARGFRIPRPSTFTFYEFEPATLGGVSGPPGLVKNCPEQLFGYSGSDDQGNSFVAFGEFTFDVSDDESAVTFRLITPQGDILEEIDLSLSELTPASPDSV; via the coding sequence ATGAAACGTCGTTTATTCCTCGGCGCGGTCGGTGCCGTACTGACTCCGCTCCAGCGGATCTTCGCAACTACCGTCGAACCTCAGTTCAAGGTCACTCTGCCCGAAGCTCACAAGGGGACGCTGGAAATCGACACGCGTCTGCTCGACAGCTACGGCGGGCCCGCAGCGAACCTGCGGCGGTTTTATCTGGATGTCCGTCAGATCTTTGCGAACAACGAACAGGCTAACTTTACGGACCCCAAGATCGTCGCCGCTGCACAGCGCAACGGTGTCTTACTGATGGGCGGGCCCCTGTTGGGAGATTTGCGAGATGATGGTGTTACCATTTGGATGAGACCCGCCACCGAGTCAGAGATGTCGATCACCGTGGCAGGAAAATCGTTCCCGATCAAACCACGACGTCCTGGTGAGACCGTTCGCATCCGAGTCGATCAACTGCAGCCAAACACACCGTACCACTACGCGGTAGAGTCAGAGGGACGCACCATCGCCTCAGGACGTTTTGTAACAGCTCCAGCGACCAACGATTCAGGTTCCTTTCGCCTTGCCTTTGGATCATGCTGTCACAAGATCGGCGTGCATAATCCGAATTTGTTTCGTGCGATCGTCAACCGCCAGCCCCACGCGATGTTACTGCTCGGAGATATTGCGGTCGATGATCGTAACAACCAAGTCGCTATGCATCGGGCCGACTACCAACTACGTGATGTGTCCAAGCCATGGAATGATCTCGTCTCGCACGTTCCCGTCTACACTGCCTGGGACGATCACGATTATTTTGACAATGACCTCAGTGGCATTCCGCGAAAGTTCAGCTCTCAAGACCGTGACAATGTCCGCGAAGTTTGGCGTGAGAACTGGAATAATCCAGCGGCAGACGCGAATCGAGAGGGTATCTATTTCAGTACGCAGATTGGGCCCGTCGAAGTGATCATGTTGGACACTCGCTCGTGTCGAGATCGCCAGCAGCGAGGGCAACATGGTTCGTATCTTGGCCAGCAGCAGATGGACTGGCTCAAGCAAACGCTGAAAAACTCAACGGCAAAGTTCAAAGTCATTAGCAGTGGAACGATGTGGAGCGACTATGTCAGTAATGGAAAGGATTCTTGGGGCACGTGGGACACTGCTGCCCGTGAGGAAATATTCAGTTTGATCGAGGAAGAGTCGATTGGTGGCGTTCTGCTGGTCAGTGGTGATCGACATGGCGCCCGTGGGTTCCGCATCCCGAGGCCTTCGACTTTCACGTTCTATGAATTTGAACCCGCGACGTTAGGCGGGGTCTCTGGACCTCCAGGATTGGTCAAGAACTGTCCTGAGCAACTGTTTGGTTACAGTGGTAGTGACGACCAGGGCAATAGCTTCGTAGCGTTCGGCGAATTCACCTTTGATGTCTCCGACGATGAATCCGCCGTCACGTTTCGCTTGATCACGCCACAGGGTGACATTCTCGAAGAGATCGACCTCAGCCTCTCGGAGTTGACACCAGCCTCCCCGGACTCGGTGTAG